The genomic stretch TAGGACTATAGACCTTGACATTTTACTCTATAATCACGAGAATATAGAAGTTGAGAACCTAAGAATACCGCACCCTAGAATGTTTGAAAGAAGCTTTGTATTAATCCCTTTAAACGAAATAAACCAATCATTGGAGATTGAAACTAAATTTTTAGAGGATAAAGGAGTTCGATTATGGAAGCTGAAAAGTGGGGGAGACGGATTAGGGCTTTTAGAAAATTAAAAGGTTACACCCAAGAAGGCTTTGCGAAAGATCTTGGCGTTTCTGTTTCGGTACTAGGTGAAGTAGAGCGAGGAAATCGTATGCCAACTGAACAGTTTTTGCATGATTGCGCAAAACAGTTAAAAGTAAGTGT from Arthrobacter citreus encodes the following:
- a CDS encoding helix-turn-helix transcriptional regulator → MEAEKWGRRIRAFRKLKGYTQEGFAKDLGVSVSVLGEVERGNRMPTEQFLHDCAKQLKVSVEELSI